A genomic window from Oryctolagus cuniculus chromosome 12, mOryCun1.1, whole genome shotgun sequence includes:
- the LOC138844642 gene encoding adenylate cyclase type 4-like — MAATGLNATSGQDAQQVQQQAHCQDAERSCSHLGTMVEFAVALGSKLDVINKHSFNNFRLRVGLNHGPVVAGVIGAQKPQYDIWGNTVNVASRMESTGVLGKIQVTEETAQALQSLGYTCCIRGIIKVKGKGQLRTYFLNTDLTRTGPPSATLG, encoded by the exons ATGGCAGCCACAGGCTTAAACGCCACCTCTGGCCAGGATGCCCAACAGGTCCAGCAACAG GCCCACTGCCAGGATGCTGAGCGAAGCTGCAGCCACCTTGGCACCATGGTGGAATTTGCAGTGGCCCTGGGGTCCAAGCTAGACGTCATCAACAAGCACTCGTTCAACAACTTCCGCCTGCGTGTGG GGCTGAACCACGGACCAGTAGTGGCTGGAGTCATTGGGGCCCAGAAGCCACAATATGACATCTGGGGCAACACGGTGAATGTGGCCAGCCGCATGGAGAGCACCGGAGTCCTGGGCAAAATCCAG GTGACTGAGGagacagcccaggccctgcagtcGCTGGGCTACACCTGCTGCATTCGGGGCATCATCAAGGTCAAAGGCAAAGGGCAGCTGCGCACCTACTTCCTGAACACGGACTTGACGCGAACTGGGCCTCCCTCAGCCACCCTGGGCTGA